The following proteins come from a genomic window of Flavobacteriales bacterium:
- a CDS encoding beta-glucosidase encodes MINRIPKHIALFVVLFQLVGCTVQKTFAQEGETDRIDRLISAMTIEEKVGQMTQLNIDVISKGEIYNLAEPHELDEGKLRHAIVDKHVGSLLNVGGHAYSLDHWQDIITDIQKMAVKKGSHGIPIVYGIDAIHGANYLLEGTLLPQPLAQAATWNPDLVREGARITAYETRASGIPWNFSPVLDLGRQPLWSRIFETYGEDVHLATEMGEAAIRGYQGDDPAHPERVAACMKHFLGYSWPFSGKDRTPVYIHERQLREYYLPTFERAIEANALSVMINSGELNGIPVHADHDILTTLLRDELGFDGVAVTDWEDIMKLRDNHWVAVDLKEAVYMAVMAGIDMSMTPNDYSFTDLLIELVNEGRIPESRLDISVRRILLMKERLGLFESPTHFKDHDYSKVGSEEFDEISYETACEGLTLLKNKSDVLPLKKGDRVLVTGPSADSHTMLNGAWTRTWQGTDAQYDDTTKLTIQEALMISEDIDAQFIPLATLDSLYTEDLDRLSTSEFAFDRIIVCLGELPSTEKPGDIDDLSLSDSQTELVKKLAKLETPIIAVQVFNRPLIVSDVEPLCQAVLMAYHPGDEGGRAIADVLTGEVNPSGRLPITYPRYVNSLLTYDHKRTEQVGRDFSWNAFDPQWHFGHGLSYSNCTYSDIRMDRTLFRMGEVDEAQLTVKMTLKNTDADREHKEVVQVYVTDKVASITPSVKRLRAFSKVVLAPGEEKEVSIDIPLKDLSFIGKDLEPIVEPGVFVLQVGDESFEINLAQ; translated from the coding sequence ATGATAAATCGCATTCCAAAGCATATCGCATTATTTGTCGTTCTATTCCAACTTGTTGGATGTACCGTTCAGAAGACCTTCGCCCAAGAAGGAGAAACTGATCGAATCGATCGTTTGATCTCCGCAATGACCATCGAAGAGAAAGTGGGTCAGATGACCCAGCTCAATATCGATGTCATCTCTAAAGGAGAGATATACAACCTCGCGGAACCGCATGAGTTGGATGAAGGGAAATTGAGACATGCCATTGTAGATAAGCATGTAGGTTCTCTACTCAATGTAGGTGGACATGCCTATTCGCTGGACCACTGGCAAGACATTATCACTGATATCCAGAAGATGGCCGTCAAAAAAGGCAGTCACGGCATACCCATCGTTTACGGCATCGATGCCATACATGGAGCCAATTATCTCTTAGAGGGAACTTTACTACCACAACCTTTGGCACAAGCTGCCACTTGGAATCCGGATTTGGTCAGAGAAGGAGCTCGTATCACTGCCTATGAGACCAGAGCGTCTGGTATACCTTGGAATTTCTCACCAGTACTTGATCTGGGTCGACAGCCTCTTTGGTCTCGCATTTTCGAGACCTACGGTGAAGATGTACATCTGGCCACTGAGATGGGAGAAGCTGCCATCAGAGGCTATCAGGGAGATGATCCCGCGCACCCTGAACGGGTAGCCGCATGTATGAAGCACTTTCTAGGCTACAGTTGGCCCTTCAGTGGCAAGGACCGTACTCCTGTCTATATACACGAGAGGCAATTGCGGGAATATTACCTCCCTACTTTCGAGAGAGCGATTGAAGCCAATGCACTAAGCGTCATGATCAATTCGGGAGAACTCAACGGGATACCTGTACATGCTGATCATGACATATTGACCACCTTGTTACGTGACGAACTCGGCTTTGACGGAGTGGCCGTCACAGATTGGGAGGACATCATGAAATTGAGGGACAATCACTGGGTAGCGGTCGATTTGAAGGAAGCTGTCTATATGGCCGTCATGGCGGGTATAGACATGAGCATGACCCCCAATGACTATTCCTTTACCGATCTACTGATCGAGTTGGTCAATGAAGGCAGGATACCGGAGAGCCGTCTCGATATATCGGTCAGACGTATTCTACTCATGAAAGAACGATTGGGCCTATTTGAGTCACCGACCCATTTCAAGGACCACGATTATAGCAAAGTAGGTTCTGAAGAATTCGATGAGATCAGCTACGAGACAGCCTGTGAAGGCTTGACCCTGTTGAAGAATAAGAGCGATGTCCTGCCCTTGAAAAAGGGAGATCGCGTTTTGGTCACCGGTCCATCAGCTGATTCACACACCATGCTTAATGGAGCTTGGACCCGCACTTGGCAAGGGACAGATGCCCAGTATGATGATACCACCAAGTTGACAATTCAAGAAGCATTGATGATCAGCGAGGACATAGATGCACAATTCATTCCATTGGCCACACTGGACTCTTTGTATACGGAGGATCTCGATCGATTGTCCACCAGCGAGTTCGCTTTTGACAGGATCATTGTCTGTCTCGGAGAACTACCCAGTACTGAGAAACCAGGTGATATCGATGACCTTTCATTGTCTGATTCACAGACCGAGTTGGTCAAGAAGCTAGCAAAACTAGAGACACCTATCATAGCCGTACAGGTATTCAATCGCCCACTCATCGTTTCCGATGTCGAACCTTTGTGTCAAGCCGTATTGATGGCCTATCATCCGGGGGATGAAGGAGGAAGAGCGATAGCTGATGTTCTCACAGGGGAGGTCAATCCTTCCGGTAGATTGCCGATCACCTATCCGCGCTATGTGAACTCACTGCTCACATATGACCACAAGCGTACCGAGCAGGTCGGCAGGGATTTCTCTTGGAACGCCTTCGACCCACAATGGCATTTTGGTCATGGGCTCTCGTATTCGAATTGTACGTATAGCGATATCCGTATGGACCGGACCCTTTTCCGCATGGGAGAGGTCGATGAAGCTCAATTGACAGTCAAGATGACCTTGAAGAATACTGATGCGGATAGAGAACACAAAGAGGTGGTTCAAGTATATGTGACGGATAAAGTGGCAAGTATCACTCCATCCGTCAAACGTTTGCGAGCATTTTCCAAGGTCGTTCTCGCACCAGGAGAAGAAAAGGAAGTTTCAATCGATATACCTCTGAAGGACCTGTCTTTCATAGGCAAAGACCTCGAACCTATAGTCGAACCAGGAGTGTTCGTATTGCAGGTCGGAGATGAGAGCTTTGAAATAAATCTTGCGCAATGA